The nucleotide sequence ATGATTCTATTTAAATTTCAAGGAAATGAAGGTGAagtcacagagacagactgcgTGGGAGAGAGGGTGATCAGATCATGTAAaggtatttatttttaacaatcCAGCTGGAGGACACCAAGATCATTTGAAAGCTTATTCTCACAAggtatgtatttttttctcatttatgAGTCTTTTGTTAAATGTATTTCTCATGTAGTACGCAGACCTGTCCAGAGGAAAAAATGGCAGCCTGAAGAAATTCATGCTGTTGAAAAACATATGATGAACTTTATTAGGACATGTCATGTGCCTGGTAAAGCTGATTGTGATGGCTGCCTGAAATCAGAGCCTCTTCATCTGAAAGACAGAGATTGGAAGGCCATCAAGTTTTACGTAAAAAATCGAATCGATGCTCTCAAGAGAAaatcttaagaaaaaaacacacagaagacataCTCTGTTAAAATACCTCTGTTAATGTTTGTGATGGAGGGGGATCATATAAATAAACTAAGCTATTCAAAGTACATTGTTTTTTGGGCAAAACCTCCCCATGAGAGTATGGCATAgcctttataattttatttattattattttttaaagaggTAACTCTGCCTGCAAGTTTTAAGTTGCAGTTATTCTCTTTTATTtctaaaatgtttttcttttaaaaagggGACTTGGATTAGGGGATGCtgcttttttatttgaattgtgCAAAATATTTCAGTTTAACTCTGGTGTatgataagagagagggagaagagagaagagaacagaacagaagagagaggagagaagagagagggggagataagagagggataagagagaggagagagaggagatagaagagagaggagaggagagagaggagataggagagggagaagagagaggagagggggagaagagagggggagaagagagaggagaggagagagaggagataggagagggagaagagagaggagagggggagaagagagagggggagaagagagagggagaagagagaggagagaagagggaggggtaagagagaggggagaagagagaggagataagagagggagaaga is from Clupea harengus unplaced genomic scaffold, Ch_v2.0.2, whole genome shotgun sequence and encodes:
- the LOC122131238 gene encoding uncharacterized protein LOC122131238; translated protein: MAFETGRLSEFKGKSLDDITIDPDDRVEGVGNDDLDDLDDLDDLEGGKLRMMETVEDDGNSDMDDESGGGDDAHPEHMTHGATPLRTRHMAKKRNEGEVTETDCVGERVIRSCKVRRPVQRKKWQPEEIHAVEKHMMNFIRTCHVPGKADCDGCLKSEPLHLKDRDWKAIKFYVKNRIDALKRKS